TATATAACATAACGTTCGCAGAACGTCTCGATACGAAAACTGGCAATTTTCAAAAGAATAGGGACTACTGTGCAATGTCTATGCTATCGTTGTATAGCGTGGGCTTGCCTGTCTTCTATTCTTAGGTATGCCAGTACCTCGTATCGGAGCAGTGTGAGTTCCACGCTTCTTTTTGATGGGCTGGCGAACAGTTTTATAACTGTTTAATACCTATTGACATGGGAATCTTAAAAGCGCAAGTAGCTATATCTCTTGATGGGTTTATCGCCCGTAAAGATGGTGAAATAGACTGGATTACAAAAGAAGTAAAAGAATCTATCAGCAAAGTATATAGTTCCGCAGAAACGCTGATTTCCGGCACAAATACCTATAATTTTATTTTTGAACGGTGGGGTGGTTGGCCATACAAAAGTAAAAAGACTTTTGTAGTCGCAAATACCCCAATAAATACGATTCAGGAAGAATATTTATCTTTCATAACCGACAATCCTTTCGATGTTATTCAAGGATTGAAAAAAGAAAGGGAATCCGATTTGGTAGTTATTGGGGGCGGTAAACTTATCACATCTTTAATCAATACCGAACTGCTGGATGAATTGACAATTTACACTATTCCTATCATGCTGGGAGAAGGAATACCTTTTATTGGAAGGACTATTGGTTCAGAATGGGTAATTTTAGGGAATCAATTAATTAGCAACAATGTAATGAGTATTATATATCGGCACAAAAAGTAAGGCTGTTTCATTTTTCATACTCAATTTGCACATGAGAAAGTTCTGCCGGAATTGATTCAATCAGATTTTCAACACTTTCTTGAGGCATATTCTTTCCTATGATTATTTTAGTAATCGCTTCAGGTGGTAATTTTATAGTTCTATCTTGTATAGTTAAGGGGTCGGGTCTAAATATATGTGTCCTATATTCTTCTTCAAAACTCCATTTAGAAAGTTTTGCGAAAATTTGATAGTTATGTTGTTCTTCAAATGAATGCCATGGACGAGGTAATATAATAGGCAGTTCGTCATAATATGATACAGCACCACCGCCACCTAAATATGGGAACATTATCAATGGATTAAAGCCTATCACAAAACCATTATGGTTATTTGCATACTTCTCCCACATAGCTTTATTTGTTGGATTGGCGGTTAAGCTCAAAACTCCAAATCGTTCATCATACTCTTTGAAATCTTGCTCAACTCTCTCTTTTACATACTTTTTATCATTCATAGGAGTTTTCTTACTCCATTCTCTTGCATAAGCCCGATGTTGCTGTCTTGTTCGCTCTGGATATTTTTCTTTTGAATCCATTAAAAAATAGCTATAAATATCTTCATCTGTAAGTAAATCATAGCGAATTAAGTTCTTACAGTCTAATGGGTCTTCAAAAGAAGTGGGAGCAGCAAAAAAAACTTCTTGCTTAGTTATTATTGTTTTATGAAAAGGATTGTCCCAAACACGGTATTTATAGACTGTTTCGGGAAGTTCCATTTCTTCAAATGTTTTCTCTGATACTATTATCTTTTTTGTTTCCATAAAATTATTTTATGAAAAGCACCCGATGTCCCCACCGGGTGCTAACCACAAAAATCCTCAATTATGATAGCATAAAATCTATTCATAATGGAATTTTCTGTGGTAAAGATACGGAATTTCAGATTATTTCCTTGATTTCCCTTTCTTTTCAGGGAAAACGAATACCACATTGAACTGGTCGTCAAAAGCCAGTGAAGCATCAAAGGGCTTTCCGGCTTTACTCTTAAAACCTTTTATCATTCCGGTTTTCTTTATCGTTACCAGTTCCGTAATCTGCTTATCCGTTAATTGCTTATCGCTTTTATTTCGGAAGATAACCAGCCCACAATCAGCATTATCACACTTTGCCACTTTCGGATACAGCAGGAACCGACCTGTCCCGCATTTCGGGCAGGTTAAATCCTGCTGCGTTGATAAGGTGAGCTGTACCCCTAAAAGTTCGCTGGTTATCTGTGAAGCGTGAACTTCTGTACTTTTATGGAAGGTATCAGGATTCATTTCCCCGCTTTCAATCTTGGATAGTGCGTTTTCCCACATACCCGTCATTTCCACGTCTGCGATTTTCTTGTCCCGGACTATATCGTAAACCGCCAGTCCCTTTTCAGTCGGCACAAGGGCTTTTTTCTCCCTGACAATATACTGGCGGGTAAAGAGAGTTTCAATAATCGCTGCCCGTGTCGCTGGCGTACCGATACCGGAATCCTTCATACTGGCTTTCAGTTCGGCATCGCCCAGTTCTTTCCCTGCATTCTCCATAGCCGACAACAACGAACTTTCCGTATGTAACGGCTTGGGCTTAGTCTGCTTTTCCAATAACTCAATACTGAAAAGGGGTAAATTCTCACCCTCTTTTAATGCAGGTAAAACGGTATTTTCTTCGCCTTCTTCTTGGGAGTTGAAAACAGTCCGCCATCCGGCAGACTTTATTACTGTTCCTTTCACTGCAAAAATACTCTCGCCACTGGTGAGAGAAATTGAAGTAACTTCCTTGACACACTTTTCCGAAAAAGCTTCCAGCATCCTTCCAGCAACCAGTTCATATATTGCCTGTTCATCCGCCTGTAAACTTCTGGGCTTATTTTCGGTAATAATCAGGGCGTGGTGGTCGGTAACTTTCTTATCGTCCACCGAACGCCGATTCAGGTTGCTACCTTTCATTGATTTTGCGTAGCCGGCAAACCGGTCGTAAGTTTCCAGTAGGGAAATACGTTCTGGTATTTCATCGAAAACATCCTGTGATATATAACGGCTTCCGGTTCGGGGGTATGAAATCAGCTTGCCTTCATACAGTTTTTGTGCAATAGACAGCGTTTTATCTGCGGAGAAATTAAGTTTTGTATTGGCTTCCTTTTGCAAGGTGGTAAGGTCATACAAAAGCGGTGGCTCTTGGTTCACTTCCTTGCATTCTACCGATTTAACTTGCACCTGACCGCTATCCTTTATTATTTGCAACTTGTCGATGGCAGGTTGCTGGCTATCGAATTTTTCTTCTGAAAGGGCTGAAAACTCGATGCTGTCTTTCCCGGTGTGTAATTTCAGTTGCCAATACTTCTGTGGAACGAAGTTCTTGTTCTCAAGATAACGGGAACATATCATCGCCAGCGTGGGTGTCTGTACCCGTCCCAAAGAATATGTCCCCCTTCCGGCAGCTATACTTAACGCTTGGGAAGCATTAATGCCGATAAGCCAATCTGCTTCGCTTCTTGCCTTTGCCGACCGGAAAAGGTTATCGTACATTGTCCCGTCCTTGAGATTCTGCAATCCGTCCCGGATGGCTTTATCCGTCAGGCTGCTTATCCATAAGCGGACGAAAGGTTTCCGACACTCAAGATATTGGTAAATGTACCTGAATATCAGTTCACCTTCTCTTCCGGCATCAGTTGCAACGATAATCTTATCGCACTGGTCGAATATTTCTTTAATAATCTTGAGTTGCTTAACCGTCCCAGTATCGGGCTTATATCCTTTGTCGGTTTTTACCTGACGGGGAATAAGCTGGAATGACTGCGGTAGTATGGGTAAATTTTCCCGCCTGAAGTTTTCGATTCCGTAAGCATCAGGCATGGCAAGTCCTACCAAATGACCGAACGCCCAGGTAACGATGTATCCGTTACCTGAAATGTTCCCGTCATTCTTTTTTGTTGCACCCAGTACGGTGGCTATATCCCTTGCCACACTGGGCTTTTCTGCTATTACTGCTATCATTATATAATTGGATTTTTGTGGTTAATAATTATTTCATTTTGCGACCTTGCGACTTTTTAGGTTTGTCGGGCTTCTGTTCTTCTTTCTTTTCTTCCCGCTTTTTCTTCTGTTCCCCGGTAGGTGTAGCTTGTCCGGGCTTCAAAGGTTCTTTCGTATGCTTGGTCGCTTCGTTCGTTTTGCCTTCGGAATTGACCGCTACCTGTGTTTTATGTTCGTTGGCAGGGGTTATTTCTTTGGCTTTCTCTTTTGCCTTATCAGGATTGAATTTGTAGAAATCCAGCTTTTCTTTTTCATGGTTTACCTTTACATAGGCGTTATATTCCTGACCTTCTTTATCTTTCAGCCCTTTTACATAGATGGTTTTATCCGCCCGCAAATCAGCCTGCTGTTTGTCAGATAATTCCACTCCTGCAAGGGATTTGGGAATACGCACCCCTTTGGGCTGGTCGTTTCTCTGCTGTTGTCCCTGTTGCTGGGTTTGCTTTTGCTCTTTTTCGGGAAAGATAAATTCAAGGCTGCGTTTTTCCGCATTGACCTGAACGAAGGCAAAAAACGATTTATTCTTGGCGGAAATCATATTTTCAAGGAATACCGCTTTACCTTCCATCAGGGCAGCTTTCTGTTTTTCATCCAGCTTAACACCTTTTATTTCATCGGGTAGTTTGAGGGACGAAGCCTTCATGGATACCAGTTCATTAGTCTGTTTGTCGATACTGATAAAAGAAGGTACAAGTTCACCTGTGCGATAGTTCTTTACATCAACAATTCTACCCATGTTTCCGGTTTCCCGGAGATTCTTTTTGTCTTCATTGGTAAACTGGTGTCCAAAGAACGGACGGTCAAGTTCCGGTTCTTTGCGGATACCATGAATTGCCAAAACCACATTTCCTTCACTATCCGGACGGAACGAAAGACGGGCATCCGTTTTCATTACCATTGACCCGAAGTTGGCTTCAATC
This is a stretch of genomic DNA from Porphyromonas cangingivalis. It encodes these proteins:
- a CDS encoding dihydrofolate reductase family protein, translated to MGILKAQVAISLDGFIARKDGEIDWITKEVKESISKVYSSAETLISGTNTYNFIFERWGGWPYKSKKTFVVANTPINTIQEEYLSFITDNPFDVIQGLKKERESDLVVIGGGKLITSLINTELLDELTIYTIPIMLGEGIPFIGRTIGSEWVILGNQLISNNVMSIIYRHKK
- a CDS encoding DUF2971 domain-containing protein, translating into METKKIIVSEKTFEEMELPETVYKYRVWDNPFHKTIITKQEVFFAAPTSFEDPLDCKNLIRYDLLTDEDIYSYFLMDSKEKYPERTRQQHRAYAREWSKKTPMNDKKYVKERVEQDFKEYDERFGVLSLTANPTNKAMWEKYANNHNGFVIGFNPLIMFPYLGGGGAVSYYDELPIILPRPWHSFEEQHNYQIFAKLSKWSFEEEYRTHIFRPDPLTIQDRTIKLPPEAITKIIIGKNMPQESVENLIESIPAELSHVQIEYEK
- a CDS encoding type IA DNA topoisomerase, with product MIAVIAEKPSVARDIATVLGATKKNDGNISGNGYIVTWAFGHLVGLAMPDAYGIENFRRENLPILPQSFQLIPRQVKTDKGYKPDTGTVKQLKIIKEIFDQCDKIIVATDAGREGELIFRYIYQYLECRKPFVRLWISSLTDKAIRDGLQNLKDGTMYDNLFRSAKARSEADWLIGINASQALSIAAGRGTYSLGRVQTPTLAMICSRYLENKNFVPQKYWQLKLHTGKDSIEFSALSEEKFDSQQPAIDKLQIIKDSGQVQVKSVECKEVNQEPPLLYDLTTLQKEANTKLNFSADKTLSIAQKLYEGKLISYPRTGSRYISQDVFDEIPERISLLETYDRFAGYAKSMKGSNLNRRSVDDKKVTDHHALIITENKPRSLQADEQAIYELVAGRMLEAFSEKCVKEVTSISLTSGESIFAVKGTVIKSAGWRTVFNSQEEGEENTVLPALKEGENLPLFSIELLEKQTKPKPLHTESSLLSAMENAGKELGDAELKASMKDSGIGTPATRAAIIETLFTRQYIVREKKALVPTEKGLAVYDIVRDKKIADVEMTGMWENALSKIESGEMNPDTFHKSTEVHASQITSELLGVQLTLSTQQDLTCPKCGTGRFLLYPKVAKCDNADCGLVIFRNKSDKQLTDKQITELVTIKKTGMIKGFKSKAGKPFDASLAFDDQFNVVFVFPEKKGKSRK
- a CDS encoding DUF3945 domain-containing protein; the protein is MDVNSNNKSGSDEQMMDILLVFDKEKKTINAVKGIDENGELQTVPPKQEHNNDFLKVDKQGNTLENFLKNFFSQLKDPTRFSFFKVAPEDTERTVKIIQENIKNPTPAADEMLDKIRIEPKDLKVENPKESTTQEQKPDTNKYFIDPNKINWDDLKNLGITKEQLEKSKALEPMLRGYKSPSTFPIEANFGSMVMKTDARLSFRPDSEGNVVLAIHGIRKEPELDRPFFGHQFTNEDKKNLRETGNMGRIVDVKNYRTGELVPSFISIDKQTNELVSMKASSLKLPDEIKGVKLDEKQKAALMEGKAVFLENMISAKNKSFFAFVQVNAEKRSLEFIFPEKEQKQTQQQGQQQRNDQPKGVRIPKSLAGVELSDKQQADLRADKTIYVKGLKDKEGQEYNAYVKVNHEKEKLDFYKFNPDKAKEKAKEITPANEHKTQVAVNSEGKTNEATKHTKEPLKPGQATPTGEQKKKREEKKEEQKPDKPKKSQGRKMK